The Aminipila terrae nucleotide sequence GCATTCGAAAGTGGTTTGCCTGAAAAACCGGGCTTGTCAGATATAGAAGAGGCCATTGGAAAACTTAAGAGTTGGGGTCATTTTGCCGGGAATATGCGGGGCAGTGCTGAGTATAGAAAAGCGCTGGCAGAAGCATTACTCAGGAAGGCCATAAGATATACAATGGATATGACGAGGGCATAATATGGAAGTAAAAATTAAAGTTAACCATAAAAATATTACAGACAATATTCCTGCAGACCTTTTACTAATCGACTTTTTAAGAAAACATGGTTTTTATAGTGTTAAACGTGGATGCGACACGGCTAATTGCGGACTTTGTACTGTGCTAATTGCGGACGAACCCGTATTGTCCTGCGCAGTTTTAACAGCAAGAGCTAATGGCAGCCATATAACCACTTTGGAGGGTATGCAGAAAGAAGCTGAAGTTTTCGGCAGTTTCATGGCCGATGAAGGAGCAGAACAATGCGGATTTTGCAGCCCAGGATTTATCATGAGTGTTTTGGCTATGGAAAAAGAATTTGAGAAAAAAGGTATTACAAATCCATCTGAAGACCAGATCAATAAATACTTATCCGGGAACTTATGCAGATGTACAGGATACATGAGCCACACAAGAGCTATTATGAAATACCTGAAAAGGGCAGGTGGATTAAAATGAAAATTGTCAATACGAGCATAAATAAAATGGATTCTAAGTCCTTAGTTACTGGAAAGCCTGTATATACAGACGACATAGCACCGACCAATGCGTTGATTGTAAAACTTCTCAGAAGTCCTCATGCCCATGCATTAATTAAATCCATAAACAAAACCAATGCAATGAAAGTACCTGGAATAGAATGCATACTTACCTGGGAAGATCTGGAGCAAAATAGATTTACTACCGCTGGACAATCTTTCCCAGAACCAAGTCCCCAGGACAGACAAATCCTTGACAGAAGACTCCGTTGCGTGGGAGACCCGGTTGCCATTGTGGCAGGCAGTGATGAAAAATCTGTTTTACGTGCAATTTCGTTAATTAAAGTAGAGTATGATGTGCTGGAGCCCATTCTGGATTTTAGAAAAGCAAAAGATAATGAAATCCTCATACATCCTGAGGAAAACTGGGAAGCACTTTGCCAGGTGGGGGCAGATAACAAGAAAAATCTATGTGCCCATGAAGTCTTTGAGTATGGTGATATTGAAGGGGAACTGAAGGCATGTGAAATTGTCATTGATGAAATCTATCACACAAAAGCTAACAGCCAGACTATGATGGAACCCTTTTGCACCTATACCCATTTAGACACTTACGGTCGGCTGAGTATTGTATCCTCCACACAGGTTCCTTTTCACGTAAGGCGAATTGCGGCAAAAGCCTTAGGTTTGCCCAAGTCTCAGATCAGAGTGGTTAAACCCAGAATCGGAGGCGGTTTTGGGGCAAAGCAGTCTGTAGTAAGTGAACTGTTTCCTGCAGCTGTAACAATGGCCACAGGAAAACCTGCTAAGATGATATTTACCAGAAAAGAAAGTTTTACCAACGGCAGTCCAAGGCATGAGATGGAAATCCATGTGAAG carries:
- a CDS encoding (2Fe-2S)-binding protein, whose translation is MEVKIKVNHKNITDNIPADLLLIDFLRKHGFYSVKRGCDTANCGLCTVLIADEPVLSCAVLTARANGSHITTLEGMQKEAEVFGSFMADEGAEQCGFCSPGFIMSVLAMEKEFEKKGITNPSEDQINKYLSGNLCRCTGYMSHTRAIMKYLKRAGGLK